The Flavobacteriales bacterium genome includes a region encoding these proteins:
- a CDS encoding AMP-binding protein, with protein MSDFLWFKSYPDFVSKSITLDRYNSINDIYNDGIRKYGDKVAYKNMDVNLTFNQLNEHVNAFAWYIQNKTNLKKGDTVAVQMPNLLQFPVVIFACLKLGLVLVNTNPLYTAEEMRHQYKDSEAKAIIILENFGDKLQKILPETKIELVIVTTIGDMLGGLKGAITNFVVRKIKKMVPAHSLPNALSFKQILAEGKGKSPKHVEVGLRDLAFLQYTGGTTGVSKGAMLSHGNICANVQQVEAWLDKLFTEGEEVIITALPLYHIFALTANCIVFYRYGAKNVLITNPRDMKSFCKDLKKNPFGVLTGVNTLFNGLLNQEAFRNLDFSNLKLSLGGGMAVQDAVADRWEKTTNSPLLEAYGLSETSPAATINPVDGTHQRGTIGLPLPNTELQIFDDNLNILKQGEIGEIGIKGPQVMHGYWKNDAETKRVFHGDYFLSGDVGYMTEDGFFKIVDRKKEMVNVSGFNVYPNEIEAAIMQNPKVLEVGVRGEKTENGSEFVKAFVVKKDSSLSEKEVIEFCHSVLTNYKVPREVVFRDELPKSNVGKIMRRLLK; from the coding sequence ATGAGTGATTTTTTGTGGTTTAAAAGCTATCCCGACTTTGTTTCAAAGAGCATTACGCTCGACAGATACAACAGCATCAACGATATATACAACGATGGCATAAGAAAATATGGCGATAAAGTAGCCTACAAAAACATGGATGTTAATCTGACTTTCAATCAGTTAAATGAACATGTAAATGCTTTTGCCTGGTATATTCAAAACAAAACAAATCTCAAAAAAGGAGATACTGTGGCCGTGCAAATGCCCAATTTGCTTCAATTTCCGGTGGTTATTTTTGCCTGTTTAAAGTTGGGTTTGGTTTTGGTTAACACCAATCCGCTTTACACCGCCGAAGAGATGCGGCATCAATACAAAGATTCTGAGGCGAAAGCAATTATCATTTTAGAAAATTTTGGAGACAAACTTCAAAAAATACTTCCCGAAACAAAAATTGAACTAGTGATTGTGACCACCATCGGCGATATGTTGGGTGGCTTAAAAGGTGCCATAACTAATTTTGTTGTGCGAAAAATTAAGAAAATGGTTCCGGCTCATAGCTTGCCAAATGCCCTAAGTTTTAAGCAAATATTGGCAGAAGGCAAGGGCAAATCGCCAAAACACGTTGAGGTTGGATTGCGTGATTTAGCATTTTTGCAATATACCGGAGGCACCACCGGAGTTTCAAAAGGGGCCATGCTTTCGCACGGAAATATTTGTGCCAATGTGCAGCAGGTAGAAGCGTGGCTCGATAAATTGTTTACAGAAGGGGAGGAGGTTATTATCACTGCACTTCCGCTCTACCACATTTTTGCCTTAACCGCCAATTGCATTGTGTTTTATCGGTATGGAGCCAAAAATGTTTTAATAACCAATCCTCGTGATATGAAATCTTTTTGCAAGGATTTGAAAAAGAATCCGTTTGGTGTTTTAACTGGTGTAAACACGCTGTTTAACGGACTTTTGAATCAAGAGGCATTTAGAAATCTTGATTTTTCTAATTTAAAATTATCGCTTGGTGGTGGTATGGCCGTGCAAGATGCCGTGGCCGACCGTTGGGAAAAAACAACCAATTCACCACTATTAGAGGCTTATGGTTTGTCGGAAACCAGCCCCGCTGCCACCATAAATCCGGTTGACGGAACTCATCAGCGAGGAACTATTGGATTGCCTCTTCCCAATACCGAATTGCAAATTTTTGATGATAATCTCAACATTTTAAAACAGGGAGAAATTGGAGAAATTGGCATAAAAGGACCTCAAGTCATGCATGGTTATTGGAAAAATGATGCGGAAACGAAACGCGTTTTTCATGGCGATTATTTTTTATCGGGAGATGTGGGGTATATGACCGAAGATGGTTTTTTTAAGATAGTTGATAGAAAAAAAGAAATGGTCAATGTATCGGGCTTCAATGTATATCCGAACGAAATTGAGGCCGCCATTATGCAAAACCCAAAGGTGCTTGAGGTGGGTGTGCGAGGGGAGAAAACCGAGAACGGCTCTGAATTTGTAAAGGCGTTTGTCGTAAAAAAGGATTCAAGTCTTTCCGAAAAAGAGGTCATTGAGTTTTGTCATTCTGTGCTTACCAATTATAAAGTGCCGAGAGAAGTGGTTTTTAGAGATGAATTGCCCAAATCAAACGTGGGCAAAATTATGAGGCGACTATTGAAATAA
- a CDS encoding PrsW family intramembrane metalloprotease, translating into MWLLALAIAPGIAISIYIYWKDKYDKEPARLLIAAFLWGIASTIPTLMLEGIVEGAGIFHQTSLVKTAIYSFAGIGLIEELCKFLFVYIFLFPKAAFDEPFDGITYSVLVAMGFATLENIAYVVDNGLSTAIVRMFTAVPAHAAFGVIMGFFMGLAKFDKSQSNTYLAYAVFVPAILHAAYDFPLILSISQTPEWIGEYKILGAFITLIIAIWLSRRAIKIHQYNSPFK; encoded by the coding sequence ATGTGGCTTCTCGCTCTTGCCATAGCCCCGGGTATAGCCATTAGTATTTATATCTATTGGAAGGATAAATACGACAAAGAACCCGCCAGGTTATTGATTGCTGCTTTTCTTTGGGGAATAGCCAGCACCATTCCTACCCTTATGCTTGAAGGAATTGTAGAAGGTGCGGGAATTTTTCATCAGACGAGCCTTGTAAAAACTGCCATATACTCGTTTGCAGGTATTGGGCTAATTGAAGAACTCTGCAAGTTTTTGTTTGTCTATATTTTTCTTTTTCCCAAAGCTGCTTTCGACGAACCATTTGATGGAATAACCTATTCGGTTTTAGTGGCAATGGGCTTTGCAACCCTCGAAAATATAGCGTATGTGGTTGATAACGGACTTTCTACAGCTATTGTTAGAATGTTTACAGCCGTTCCGGCACATGCCGCATTTGGTGTAATTATGGGCTTTTTTATGGGGTTGGCCAAGTTTGATAAAAGCCAATCCAACACCTATTTGGCTTATGCGGTTTTCGTTCCGGCCATATTGCATGCGGCCTACGATTTTCCGTTAATTTTGAGTATATCTCAAACTCCTGAGTGGATTGGAGAATACAAAATATTAGGAGCTTTTATTACTCTAATCATCGCCATTTGGCTTTCGCGAAGAGCAATAAAGATTCATCAATACAACTCACCATTTAAATAG
- the purD gene encoding phosphoribosylamine--glycine ligase yields MNVLVLGSGGREHVFVWKLAQSALVDKLFVAPGNAGTSSVCTNVDLKILDFKGIADFCLSNNIDVIIPGSEDPLVAGIADYFSGNDKLNHIFVLGPNKEAAQLEGSKDYAKQFLIENNIPTAQYQTFTSDNIAAAKQYVRTKTAPYVLKADGLAAGKGVVIAQNLIEADATLDDMLLNSKFGAAGNSVVIEDFLDGIEFSVFVLCDGENYVLLPEAKDYKRIGEGDTGLNTGGMGAVSPVPFADKALMDKVVEQIIEPTMHGLKRRNIQYVGFIFFGLINCNGQPKVIEYNVRMGDPETEVVFPRIKNDFGEMVDFCRNKRLIDANIEFESKVCTTIFAVSGGYPEDYEKGKRMTISLALQTEMVFHAGTQKSDNDILTNGGRVVALSAFGNTIADALKHSYQNVAEIKFDGMYYRKDIGKDLLNN; encoded by the coding sequence ATGAATGTTTTAGTTTTAGGTTCAGGTGGAAGAGAGCACGTTTTTGTCTGGAAATTGGCTCAAAGTGCGTTGGTAGATAAACTTTTCGTAGCACCCGGAAATGCTGGCACTTCCAGCGTTTGTACCAATGTAGATTTAAAAATTCTTGATTTTAAAGGCATTGCCGACTTTTGCTTATCAAATAACATTGATGTCATTATACCTGGTAGCGAAGATCCTTTGGTGGCTGGCATTGCAGATTATTTTTCTGGAAATGATAAACTAAACCACATTTTTGTTTTAGGCCCGAATAAAGAAGCCGCCCAATTAGAAGGAAGTAAAGACTATGCCAAGCAGTTTTTAATTGAAAACAATATCCCAACGGCCCAATATCAAACATTCACATCTGACAATATTGCCGCAGCAAAACAATATGTACGAACCAAAACAGCACCTTATGTTTTAAAAGCCGATGGTTTGGCCGCTGGCAAAGGCGTGGTCATTGCCCAAAATTTAATTGAGGCAGATGCTACGCTGGACGATATGCTGCTGAACAGTAAATTCGGTGCTGCTGGAAATAGCGTTGTTATCGAGGATTTTTTGGATGGAATTGAGTTTTCGGTGTTTGTTTTATGCGATGGAGAAAATTACGTATTACTTCCGGAAGCAAAAGACTATAAGCGAATTGGTGAAGGTGACACAGGCTTAAACACTGGTGGAATGGGGGCGGTGAGCCCGGTGCCATTTGCCGACAAAGCATTGATGGATAAAGTGGTAGAACAAATTATTGAGCCTACAATGCACGGATTAAAACGACGAAACATCCAATATGTGGGGTTTATTTTCTTTGGTTTGATAAATTGCAACGGCCAACCAAAAGTGATAGAATATAATGTACGCATGGGCGACCCAGAAACGGAGGTAGTTTTTCCACGTATAAAAAATGATTTTGGTGAGATGGTGGATTTTTGCCGTAATAAACGATTAATTGACGCTAATATTGAGTTTGAAAGTAAAGTTTGCACAACCATTTTCGCTGTTAGTGGCGGTTACCCTGAAGATTATGAAAAGGGAAAAAGGATGACCATTTCATTGGCTTTGCAAACGGAAATGGTGTTTCATGCCGGTACTCAAAAGTCAGATAATGACATTTTGACAAATGGGGGTAGGGTTGTGGCATTAAGTGCCTTTGGCAATACCATTGCAGATGCTTTAAAGCATAGCTATCAAAATGTTGCAGAAATAAAATTTGACGGAATGTATTACCGAAAAGATATTGGAAAAGACCTTTTAAATAATTAA
- a CDS encoding zinc metallopeptidase — protein MGAYLIGGIIAFVGMIVQGRLRSKFKQYSETPISSNLSGKEIAEKMLRDNGIYDVKVISVQGQLTDHYNPVNKTVNLSEAVYNYRNAAAAAVAAHECGHAVQHANAYSWLEFRSKMVPAVKISSTLVQFVLIGGILMVNTFPNLLLAGIVLFAVTTLFSFVTLPVEFDASRRALVWMRTSNVVSTRELEDSKDALKWAALTYVVAALGSLATLLYYVSVYLNRR, from the coding sequence ATGGGGGCTTATCTTATTGGTGGAATCATTGCCTTTGTTGGCATGATTGTTCAGGGAAGGCTCCGTTCAAAATTTAAACAGTACAGCGAAACACCAATTTCGAGTAACTTATCAGGCAAAGAAATAGCTGAAAAAATGCTTCGCGACAACGGAATCTATGACGTAAAAGTTATTTCTGTTCAGGGGCAACTTACAGACCATTACAATCCGGTAAATAAAACGGTAAACCTAAGCGAAGCCGTTTATAACTATAGAAACGCTGCCGCTGCGGCTGTTGCCGCACACGAATGTGGACACGCCGTGCAACATGCCAATGCGTATAGTTGGTTAGAATTTCGCAGCAAAATGGTTCCTGCTGTTAAAATTAGCTCCACATTGGTGCAGTTTGTTTTAATAGGAGGCATTTTAATGGTTAATACCTTTCCAAATCTATTATTGGCCGGTATAGTTCTTTTTGCTGTAACAACGCTTTTTTCGTTTGTTACCCTTCCTGTAGAGTTTGATGCAAGCCGAAGGGCATTGGTTTGGATGCGAACCAGCAACGTGGTTTCAACTCGTGAATTAGAGGACAGTAAAGATGCCTTAAAATGGGCCGCACTTACCTATGTGGTAGCAGCCTTAGGATCTTTGGCAACGTTACTTTATTATGTATCTGTTTATTTAAATAGGAGATAA
- a CDS encoding class I SAM-dependent methyltransferase gives MKDFWNCRYAEQEYAYGKEPNQFLLECFSRFNFSGNILFPAEGEGRNAVYAARHGLKVHAFDISEEGKKKAENLAAESGVCIEYVVADFEQFLKNDFKFDTIVLIYNHLPSKMMEKYASRLVEMLQPNGRIILEGFSENNLPLREKNPSVGGPVDADMLYTLKKVEHFFRDLKTMYLQEEIVELNEGNYHNGLASVIRYIGVKN, from the coding sequence ATGAAAGACTTTTGGAATTGCCGATATGCGGAGCAAGAATATGCCTACGGCAAAGAACCAAATCAATTTCTATTAGAGTGTTTCTCAAGATTTAATTTTTCTGGAAACATTTTGTTTCCGGCAGAAGGCGAGGGACGAAATGCCGTATATGCTGCACGGCATGGTTTAAAAGTACATGCTTTCGACATCAGTGAAGAAGGCAAAAAGAAGGCTGAAAATCTGGCCGCAGAAAGTGGAGTTTGTATTGAATATGTTGTAGCCGATTTTGAACAGTTTCTAAAAAATGATTTTAAATTTGATACTATAGTTCTCATTTACAATCATTTACCATCAAAGATGATGGAGAAATATGCATCGAGATTGGTTGAAATGCTTCAACCCAATGGTCGAATAATTTTAGAAGGGTTCAGTGAGAATAACTTACCGCTTCGGGAAAAAAATCCTTCGGTGGGCGGGCCTGTAGATGCAGATATGCTCTACACCCTAAAAAAAGTTGAACATTTTTTTAGGGATTTAAAAACAATGTATTTGCAGGAAGAAATAGTGGAGCTGAACGAAGGAAACTATCATAACGGTCTTGCAAGTGTTATTCGATACATTGGAGTAAAAAATTAG
- a CDS encoding cystathionine gamma-synthase has protein sequence MKFNTKTIHAGVHPDPTTGAIMTPIYQTSTYAQASPGNHKGYEYSRTHNPTRTQLQDNLAALENAKHGLCFSSGMAAIDAVIKLLSPGDEVISTNDLYGGSYRIFTKIFEFYGIKFHFVDMANLEAVKQKISDKTKLFWVETPTNPLLKIIDIEAISAIAKSANSLLCVDNTFASPYLQNPMNLGADIVMHSVTKYLNGHSDVVMGALLCNSDQLHERLSFIQNSCGGTPGPQDCFLVLRGIKTLHLRMQRHCENGEKIAHFLKNHSKVAQVYWPGFESHPNHEVAKKQMSGFGGMMSFTLHGDRLDEAQKVISKTKLFTLAESLGGVESLCGHPASMTHASIPKAEREKAGLKDSLIRLSVGIEDVDDLIEDLKQAIG, from the coding sequence ATGAAATTCAATACAAAAACAATTCATGCCGGCGTGCACCCCGACCCAACTACCGGTGCCATTATGACCCCAATTTATCAAACTTCAACCTATGCACAGGCATCGCCCGGCAACCATAAGGGCTATGAATATAGCCGAACTCACAACCCAACCAGAACCCAACTTCAAGACAATTTGGCTGCATTGGAAAATGCCAAACATGGCCTTTGTTTTAGCAGCGGCATGGCCGCTATTGATGCGGTAATAAAATTACTTTCTCCTGGTGATGAGGTTATTTCTACCAACGATTTGTACGGCGGTTCATATCGAATTTTTACTAAAATTTTCGAGTTTTATGGCATCAAGTTTCACTTTGTGGATATGGCCAATTTGGAAGCTGTTAAGCAAAAAATTTCTGACAAAACAAAACTCTTTTGGGTAGAAACACCAACCAATCCTTTGTTAAAAATTATTGATATTGAAGCCATTTCTGCTATTGCAAAGTCGGCCAATTCATTGCTTTGTGTTGACAATACCTTTGCATCGCCATACCTACAAAACCCAATGAACTTGGGTGCTGATATTGTGATGCATTCTGTAACAAAATATCTCAATGGACATTCGGATGTAGTTATGGGTGCATTGCTTTGTAATTCAGACCAATTACATGAAAGGTTAAGTTTTATTCAAAATAGTTGCGGAGGCACACCCGGCCCACAAGATTGTTTTTTGGTGCTACGAGGTATAAAAACTCTTCATCTCCGAATGCAACGACACTGTGAGAATGGCGAAAAAATTGCCCATTTTCTTAAAAATCACTCCAAAGTAGCACAGGTTTATTGGCCAGGTTTTGAGAGCCATCCAAACCATGAGGTTGCTAAAAAACAAATGAGTGGTTTTGGTGGTATGATGTCGTTCACATTGCACGGCGATCGTTTGGATGAAGCACAAAAGGTAATCAGCAAAACGAAACTATTTACGTTGGCCGAATCATTGGGTGGTGTTGAGTCGCTTTGTGGCCACCCCGCCAGCATGACTCATGCATCTATACCAAAAGCAGAACGAGAAAAGGCAGGTTTGAAAGACTCATTGATTCGATTGAGTGTAGGCATTGAGGATGTTGATGATTTAATTGAAGATCTAAAGCAGGCAATAGGCTAA
- a CDS encoding TIGR02757 family protein — translation MSDFLKIKSLLDDWYQKTNHIRFIENDPISIPHKFRKLPDIEIAGFFAAIMAWGNRKTIVLKCTDLLNRMDNAPHDFVSHAKKSELERLKGFVHRTLNETDVLYLVDFFCRWYAENDSLEKAFSRFITPTDTSVEKGLIGFRNLVFNTEYVPKRTQKHISSPVTNSATKRINMYLRWMVRKDRSGVDFGLWNDINPNQLVCPLDVHVHRVASHLDLLTRPQSDWKAAIELTNNLKKFDADDPIKYDFALFGLGLAGFAK, via the coding sequence TTGAGTGATTTTCTGAAAATCAAATCTTTACTTGATGATTGGTACCAAAAAACCAATCATATTCGATTTATTGAGAATGACCCTATTTCTATTCCTCATAAATTCAGGAAACTGCCAGATATAGAAATTGCCGGTTTTTTTGCGGCCATCATGGCATGGGGAAACCGCAAAACCATTGTTTTAAAATGTACTGACCTTTTAAATCGGATGGATAATGCTCCGCATGATTTTGTTAGTCATGCAAAAAAAAGTGAATTGGAAAGACTAAAAGGTTTTGTGCATCGAACACTCAACGAAACAGATGTGCTTTATTTGGTTGATTTTTTTTGTCGATGGTATGCAGAAAACGATAGTTTGGAAAAGGCTTTTTCGAGGTTTATTACTCCAACGGATACATCGGTAGAAAAAGGTTTAATAGGATTCCGAAATCTGGTTTTTAACACTGAATATGTTCCAAAACGAACTCAAAAACACATTTCGAGTCCTGTCACCAATTCTGCCACCAAACGAATAAATATGTATTTGAGGTGGATGGTTAGAAAAGATAGGAGCGGGGTTGATTTTGGTTTGTGGAACGATATAAATCCAAATCAACTGGTTTGTCCGCTGGATGTTCATGTACACAGAGTTGCCAGCCATTTGGATTTGCTTACGCGACCGCAATCTGACTGGAAAGCGGCCATTGAATTGACAAATAATCTAAAAAAGTTTGATGCCGACGACCCCATAAAATATGATTTTGCCTTATTTGGTTTGGGGTTGGCAGGTTTTGCTAAATAA